One stretch of Nitratiruptor tergarcus DSM 16512 DNA includes these proteins:
- a CDS encoding tetratricopeptide repeat protein, translated as MLRFSLFLLLFPLFVTAEINTVQETLSSTQEGNATQQISKIYKNEKRVFENAMRDFRYGSYYRALDEFTYLTKFPQSPYYLQSLFMVAHTYLYIGKRIGDKKYLWSAINYLNTYLAKGGKKDSEYYYLKGNIYENLGFYERAFSNYKIAFKQATTKKEKLNILMGLLRTAVWLKRMDLATKYMLILTIENLEKTQKKEFAFLQGMYYFAKGEYGKALEFFKKTYREFESYLIDNPSYYYYVAENAYRYGDLKFAEVLFRRILNYVKNKEVLQKALLRLGDIKFLQKDYKSSINYYIRLIKNFPQTPLATVARLKLLYIIRKDKKSAYYIKKYFPNEEFLQDPLRFTVKTLVKYRNSYIGLFALANFGLEAFSLDSQKLYKRLSWELSLVSAKQLKYEHKEYFARLWQEYIDTKRSHALCMLYSANPEFFKAVFELQTLLRVASFLHECKRESLRIALLEYLSKRYNTREVLYVYLEALYQNRMFDKALEVLQKSKVHSCKFYKLYAKICFIAQKECPGVYEKTVALCPKSDLYRNIFANIVLLRTNKVDTTFLHDQSLLLAKNYEHDEVVQKFVQLFAKKLLDKEQYEKLIDLLGPLAKQIQKDCFLNGVLSLSYVRIGKIEYAKKLVESAKDCNTTWNILAKLAIEDMLLQAAVKE; from the coding sequence ATGTTAAGGTTTAGTCTTTTTCTTCTACTTTTTCCTCTATTTGTAACTGCTGAAATTAATACTGTTCAAGAAACTCTCTCTTCTACACAAGAAGGTAATGCTACACAACAAATTTCGAAAATTTATAAAAATGAAAAAAGAGTTTTTGAAAACGCCATGCGAGACTTTCGCTATGGATCCTATTATAGAGCATTGGATGAATTTACCTATTTGACAAAATTTCCTCAATCTCCTTATTATCTGCAATCTCTTTTTATGGTTGCTCATACCTATCTCTATATTGGAAAGAGAATCGGAGACAAGAAGTATCTCTGGTCTGCAATAAACTATTTGAATACGTACTTAGCAAAAGGTGGTAAAAAAGATAGTGAGTACTACTATCTCAAAGGGAATATTTACGAAAATCTTGGATTTTATGAAAGAGCATTTTCAAATTATAAGATAGCTTTTAAACAGGCTACTACGAAAAAAGAGAAGCTCAATATCCTCATGGGGCTCTTGCGTACAGCCGTATGGCTCAAAAGAATGGATTTAGCAACAAAATATATGCTTATTCTTACAATTGAAAATTTAGAAAAAACGCAAAAAAAAGAGTTTGCTTTTTTGCAAGGAATGTACTACTTTGCAAAAGGCGAGTATGGAAAGGCTTTGGAGTTTTTCAAAAAAACCTATAGAGAGTTTGAGAGCTATCTTATTGATAATCCCTCTTATTATTACTATGTTGCAGAAAATGCATACAGATATGGAGATCTGAAATTTGCTGAAGTGCTATTTCGTAGGATCTTGAATTATGTGAAAAATAAAGAGGTATTGCAAAAAGCCCTTTTGCGCTTGGGTGATATTAAGTTTTTGCAAAAAGATTACAAAAGTAGCATCAACTACTATATTCGTCTTATAAAAAACTTTCCGCAAACACCTCTGGCTACAGTAGCAAGACTAAAACTTCTCTATATTATCCGTAAGGATAAAAAGAGTGCTTATTACATTAAAAAATATTTTCCTAATGAGGAATTTTTACAAGATCCCTTAAGATTTACAGTAAAAACACTGGTCAAATATCGCAACAGCTATATAGGACTCTTTGCACTTGCCAACTTTGGACTTGAGGCTTTTTCTCTTGATAGTCAAAAACTCTATAAGCGATTGAGCTGGGAGTTGTCATTGGTCTCTGCAAAGCAGCTAAAATATGAGCACAAAGAGTATTTTGCGCGGCTTTGGCAAGAGTATATCGATACAAAGCGCTCTCATGCTCTATGTATGCTTTATAGTGCCAATCCGGAGTTTTTTAAGGCTGTTTTTGAACTGCAAACACTTTTACGTGTCGCCTCTTTTTTGCATGAATGTAAGAGAGAGTCTTTGCGCATAGCTCTTTTAGAGTATTTGTCCAAACGCTACAATACACGAGAGGTACTTTATGTGTATCTCGAAGCACTCTATCAAAACAGAATGTTTGATAAAGCTTTGGAGGTTTTACAAAAAAGTAAAGTACATAGCTGTAAATTTTATAAACTCTACGCAAAAATCTGCTTTATTGCACAAAAAGAGTGTCCAGGGGTTTATGAAAAAACTGTAGCTCTGTGTCCTAAAAGCGATCTTTATAGAAATATTTTTGCCAATATAGTATTGCTGCGCACAAACAAAGTAGATACCACATTTTTACATGATCAAAGTCTTTTGTTAGCGAAAAATTATGAACATGATGAGGTAGTGCAAAAATTTGTACAACTTTTTGCTAAAAAGCTTCTTGATAAAGAGCAGTATGAAAAGCTTATCGATCTCTTGGGGCCATTAGCAAAGCAGATTCAAAAAGACTGCTTCTTAAATGGCGTATTATCTCTCTCTTATGTTAGAATTGGTAAAATAGAGTATGCTAAGAAGTTGGTAGAGTCTGCAAAAGATTGCAACACGACATGGAATATATTGGCAAAACTCGCAATAGAAGATATGCTACTGCAAGCTGCTGTGAAGGAATAG